One Staphylococcus ratti DNA segment encodes these proteins:
- a CDS encoding fructose-specific PTS transporter subunit EIIC translates to MKIVAVTSCPNGIAHTYMAQEKLEQAAEELGIEIKVETQGGVGVENRLTSKDIQEADGVIIAADRQVDLQRFSGKVLIHENVRAGIHHPKQLIARIQNNEASVYHTNEEAQTTTQNSNDDKAHKGIQQVYQHLMNGVSFMVPFIVVGGLLIAIALSLGGHKTATEGIVVPDDSFWKPFEKIGALAFSFMVPILAGYIAMSIADKPGLVPGIIGGAIAADGSFYGSDAGAGFLGGIVAGFIAGYIAKWIKQVKVPKAMAPIMPIIIIPIIASVIVGLIFIYLIGAPIAGIFAALTAWLKGMQGANIIILAMIIGAMIAFDMGGPVNKVAFLFGSALIAEGNYSVMGMVAVAVCTPPIGLGIATFINRRKFNHNEIEMGKASFTMGLFGITEGAIPFAAQDPLRIIPANVIGAMVAAVIAALGGVGDRVAHGGPIVAVLGGIDKVLFFFVAVIVGSLVTTALVLVLKKQSPQIATVTGTPASTEIDATPQEATQEETQTRQTSLQQTDTTHLIHPETTIIHQATMSRDEAIEYMVLNLEKQGYVKNKETLVHDIFAREAESTTALGMNIAMPHAKTTGIAQPVVSVLKNSEGITWESLDGTMPHIVFLITVPESSHDTHLKTLQNLSRHLMDDAQREALLQSETEDELYQHVEKMMT, encoded by the coding sequence ATGAAAATTGTAGCCGTGACGTCCTGTCCTAACGGTATCGCACATACGTATATGGCTCAAGAGAAGTTAGAACAAGCTGCAGAAGAGCTAGGTATTGAGATTAAAGTAGAGACACAAGGTGGTGTCGGTGTTGAAAACAGGTTAACTTCCAAAGACATTCAAGAAGCGGATGGCGTTATCATTGCGGCTGACCGTCAAGTTGATTTGCAACGTTTTAGCGGTAAAGTATTGATTCATGAAAACGTTCGGGCAGGTATTCATCATCCAAAGCAACTGATTGCACGTATACAAAATAACGAAGCGTCTGTCTATCATACTAACGAGGAAGCACAGACAACGACGCAAAATTCGAATGATGACAAAGCGCACAAAGGGATCCAACAGGTTTATCAGCATTTAATGAATGGTGTTTCGTTTATGGTCCCGTTTATTGTCGTTGGAGGATTATTAATTGCAATTGCTCTGTCATTAGGTGGACACAAAACAGCCACTGAAGGTATTGTCGTTCCGGACGATTCTTTTTGGAAACCTTTTGAAAAAATTGGGGCGCTCGCTTTTAGCTTTATGGTACCTATTTTAGCAGGTTACATTGCGATGAGTATCGCCGATAAACCAGGGCTTGTCCCAGGGATAATAGGTGGTGCTATTGCAGCAGACGGAAGTTTTTACGGCAGTGATGCAGGTGCTGGTTTTTTAGGTGGTATTGTTGCAGGTTTTATTGCTGGATATATCGCTAAATGGATTAAACAAGTGAAAGTGCCTAAAGCAATGGCGCCGATTATGCCAATTATCATTATACCGATTATAGCTTCGGTCATCGTAGGCCTTATCTTTATTTACTTAATTGGGGCACCGATTGCAGGAATATTTGCTGCTTTGACCGCTTGGTTAAAAGGCATGCAAGGTGCTAATATTATTATTTTAGCTATGATTATTGGTGCTATGATTGCCTTTGATATGGGAGGGCCAGTTAATAAAGTAGCGTTCTTATTTGGTTCTGCTTTAATTGCAGAAGGGAACTACAGTGTGATGGGGATGGTTGCGGTGGCCGTATGTACGCCACCGATTGGCCTAGGTATTGCAACATTCATAAACCGTCGAAAATTTAATCACAACGAAATAGAAATGGGAAAAGCGTCGTTTACGATGGGGCTTTTTGGAATTACAGAAGGTGCTATCCCATTCGCAGCACAAGATCCGTTACGAATTATTCCAGCTAATGTAATAGGCGCAATGGTGGCAGCAGTCATTGCAGCGCTAGGTGGTGTAGGTGACCGTGTTGCTCATGGTGGTCCTATTGTAGCAGTGCTTGGAGGAATTGATAAAGTGTTGTTTTTCTTTGTTGCAGTGATTGTTGGGAGCTTAGTGACAACAGCGCTTGTGCTCGTGTTGAAAAAGCAATCACCACAAATCGCAACTGTAACGGGTACACCAGCGTCTACTGAAATAGACGCTACACCTCAAGAAGCAACACAAGAAGAGACACAGACACGACAAACATCCCTCCAACAAACAGACACGACACATTTAATTCATCCAGAAACAACAATAATTCATCAAGCTACTATGTCTCGAGATGAAGCGATTGAATATATGGTTTTGAATTTAGAGAAACAAGGTTATGTTAAAAATAAAGAAACATTAGTACATGATATTTTTGCACGTGAAGCGGAATCTACGACTGCATTAGGGATGAATATCGCGATGCCACATGCGAAGACGACAGGTATTGCTCAGCCTGTAGTTTCAGTTTTGAAAAATAGTGAAGGCATCACTTGGGAGAGTTTAGATGGCACGATGCCTCACATTGTATTTTTAATTACTGTCCCTGAAAGCAGTCATGACACGCACTTGAAAACATTACAAAACTTATCACGACACCTTATGGATGACGCTCAACGTGAAGCATTATTACAAAGTGAAACAGAAGATGAACTTTATCAACATGTTGAAAAAATGATGACATAA
- a CDS encoding MFS transporter, producing MVNSLTIPVIGNIIDRHHNKSILLLGQIVSIISLLSFILFYNHQYQMIFILMILLTVVDVTVKTIVSSNLKWITGDHLERVVSLRQLIQSSALLVSPIVGGILISILTIQHVAIINIITELLALIFIFLLAFKEGVLKVRDKTFGAILKQVCVIFIK from the coding sequence ATCGTAAATAGTCTTACAATACCAGTTATAGGGAATATCATTGATAGACACCATAACAAATCCATCCTTTTATTAGGACAAATAGTAAGTATTATTTCGCTTCTATCTTTCATTTTATTTTATAACCATCAGTATCAAATGATTTTCATTTTAATGATATTGCTTACTGTAGTAGATGTAACTGTAAAAACGATTGTATCCTCTAATTTGAAATGGATAACAGGAGATCATTTAGAACGCGTTGTGTCACTAAGACAATTGATTCAATCTTCTGCATTACTTGTCTCTCCAATTGTTGGAGGAATACTTATTTCTATTTTAACGATTCAACACGTAGCAATAATCAATATAATTACAGAGCTTCTAGCTTTAATTTTTATTTTTTTATTAGCATTTAAAGAGGGCGTGCTAAAAGTCAGAGACAAAACTTTTGGAGCGATTTTAAAGCAGGTGTGCGTTATATTTATCAAATGA
- a CDS encoding glucosaminidase domain-containing protein, translating into MKSNYVVRILIATALVAPSFSPVDAYATTKSNSTDDTADTKSEANTSNETQQTEGMDAFFKKYGETSQEHDDTEKSHPNNDKNNPQLPSKDALTSSREHAPQQSSDSSKHATRQTTIFEKQPEEANGQQRLSIIEDPETRAFINRIAPDAHEIAENEGLYASIMIAQAILESDSGRSDLSKAPNYNLFGMKGAYHGASVPFQTLESDGKQMYQINADFRKYPDNKASLDDYATLIKNGIDGHPTIYKDAWKSQSSDYRKAAKALVGTYATDPDYDQKLIHLIETYDLSRYDNPELASPLSEGSVQKPDALKNVNFQPFRVAGESANYPQGQCTWYVYHRMAQYNVHIAKDMGNASDWSYNALTKGYKVTDTPEPHNAIVFQPNQLGADRYYGHVAFVEKVNDDGSIVISETNVKGLGVISYRTIDANTAKQLDYITGQPR; encoded by the coding sequence GTGAAAAGTAACTATGTTGTACGAATACTCATTGCGACTGCACTTGTCGCCCCCTCTTTTTCACCAGTAGATGCTTATGCCACTACTAAAAGTAATTCTACTGATGACACAGCAGACACAAAATCAGAAGCAAACACATCAAACGAAACACAACAAACAGAAGGAATGGACGCTTTTTTCAAAAAATATGGTGAAACATCTCAAGAGCACGACGACACTGAAAAGTCTCATCCTAATAACGATAAAAACAATCCACAACTCCCTTCAAAAGATGCCTTAACATCATCTCGAGAACACGCGCCACAACAGTCGTCTGATTCATCGAAACATGCTACACGTCAAACGACGATTTTTGAAAAACAACCTGAGGAAGCCAATGGACAACAACGCTTAAGTATTATAGAAGATCCTGAAACACGTGCATTTATTAACCGTATTGCACCCGATGCACATGAAATTGCTGAAAACGAAGGACTTTACGCATCCATTATGATTGCTCAAGCTATTTTAGAATCTGACTCAGGTCGTAGTGATTTATCTAAAGCACCCAATTATAACCTTTTCGGTATGAAAGGGGCGTACCACGGAGCTTCTGTTCCATTTCAAACACTAGAATCTGATGGTAAACAAATGTACCAAATCAACGCAGATTTCCGTAAATATCCAGATAATAAAGCATCACTTGATGATTATGCCACACTGATTAAAAATGGGATAGACGGTCATCCTACAATTTATAAAGATGCGTGGAAAAGCCAAAGTAGTGATTATCGCAAAGCGGCTAAAGCTTTAGTCGGTACATATGCTACAGACCCAGATTACGATCAAAAACTGATTCACTTAATCGAAACATATGATCTTTCACGCTATGATAACCCTGAACTCGCAAGTCCATTATCTGAAGGCTCTGTTCAAAAACCAGACGCTTTAAAAAATGTGAATTTCCAGCCTTTTAGAGTAGCAGGAGAAAGTGCCAACTATCCTCAAGGACAATGTACATGGTATGTTTATCATCGAATGGCACAATACAATGTACACATCGCGAAAGATATGGGAAATGCAAGTGACTGGAGTTACAATGCTTTAACGAAAGGCTATAAAGTAACAGATACGCCTGAACCACACAATGCTATCGTGTTCCAACCAAATCAATTAGGTGCAGATCGCTATTACGGTCATGTCGCTTTTGTTGAAAAAGTAAATGACGATGGTTCAATCGTCATTTCAGAAACAAACGTTAAAGGACTAGGCGTTATTTCTTACCGTACAATCGATGCAAATACAGCAAAACAACTAGATTACATTACAGGGCAACCTAGATAA
- a CDS encoding YhgE/Pip domain-containing protein: MKNPIDIFKMDIKQLVKSPIAWLALIMLTVLPALFAWYDLSANKDPFQQTEHMKIGVVNEDKGTKIQGRKINVGKTVEQQLKTQKKWDWQFVDRQTAESALKKGNYVAVLHIPQTFSEDVTGIIRQKPKQTTVTYHVNEKINAITPKLTDATMGESIKQADAMFNASVMKVLLDEANKQGIQLEDQLPSYQKIRDSIALANEAMPKIEQFKQAVIELDRQQTDLEKNLTALQQVTQYKNEAMAANQQLNQIHNQNLAKYGPVLSGQAYDISVATGQFNQSLEPLFNQYDSVRTNLENHQPGARAQLSTLAQTLEKDFPSVQTDINKANQQFETLDKDNTLEHIVKLMRTDLKKQAGVASNPIHLERQSLFTVESFQSGLTPFITSTALWLGLLLTTLLIHARHPYETTIEARSSRFHFLGRIGLYTWITLFQASTIIITLFFILEIPIQSRLLFVGVSAFVALIYVFIVYTLVALFGNIGKIGVVLLLAFQFVGTDGVFPSAVAPSFVQKIQPFLPFHHSLMLFREAVGGVVYEALVTEMAWLGLFGIGVFISGLLLYPLLRRLRLKRIEKRGTSKLFE, from the coding sequence ATGAAAAACCCCATCGATATTTTTAAGATGGATATCAAGCAATTGGTGAAAAGCCCAATTGCATGGCTTGCTTTAATAATGTTGACCGTCTTACCTGCACTTTTCGCATGGTATGACTTGAGTGCCAATAAAGATCCTTTTCAACAAACCGAACATATGAAGATTGGTGTTGTCAATGAAGATAAAGGAACTAAAATTCAAGGACGTAAAATCAATGTTGGTAAGACAGTAGAACAACAATTAAAAACACAAAAAAAGTGGGATTGGCAATTTGTCGATCGTCAAACGGCAGAGAGTGCTTTGAAAAAAGGAAACTACGTCGCTGTTTTACATATACCTCAAACATTTTCAGAGGATGTGACCGGAATTATTCGGCAAAAGCCGAAACAAACGACTGTGACATATCATGTTAACGAGAAAATAAATGCAATTACACCAAAATTGACAGATGCGACGATGGGAGAATCGATTAAACAAGCGGACGCAATGTTTAATGCGAGTGTGATGAAAGTTTTACTTGATGAAGCGAATAAACAGGGCATTCAACTTGAAGATCAATTGCCTTCTTACCAAAAAATTCGCGATAGTATTGCGCTCGCTAATGAAGCAATGCCTAAAATCGAACAATTTAAACAAGCCGTCATTGAACTTGATCGACAGCAAACTGATTTAGAAAAAAATCTTACGGCTTTACAACAAGTGACGCAATATAAAAATGAGGCAATGGCAGCGAATCAACAATTAAATCAAATTCATAATCAAAACCTTGCAAAGTATGGGCCAGTATTAAGTGGTCAAGCCTACGATATTTCTGTAGCTACAGGTCAATTTAATCAGTCGTTGGAACCTTTGTTTAATCAATATGATAGTGTGCGGACTAACTTAGAAAATCATCAGCCGGGCGCACGTGCACAATTGAGCACGTTAGCACAAACGTTAGAGAAAGATTTTCCGTCAGTGCAAACAGATATTAATAAGGCCAACCAGCAATTTGAAACGTTAGACAAAGATAATACTTTAGAGCATATTGTGAAATTGATGCGCACGGACTTAAAAAAGCAAGCAGGTGTAGCTTCTAATCCAATTCATTTAGAGCGCCAAAGTTTGTTTACGGTCGAAAGCTTTCAAAGTGGTCTAACTCCTTTCATTACATCGACGGCATTATGGCTTGGACTATTATTAACGACGTTATTAATTCACGCACGTCACCCTTATGAGACAACTATAGAAGCACGTAGCTCAAGATTTCATTTTCTTGGACGTATAGGATTATATACATGGATAACGTTGTTTCAAGCATCAACAATTATCATCACATTGTTTTTTATTTTAGAAATTCCAATTCAAAGTCGTCTTCTATTTGTTGGCGTGAGTGCCTTTGTTGCCTTAATTTATGTATTTATTGTCTATACATTAGTGGCATTATTTGGCAATATCGGCAAAATTGGTGTAGTCCTTTTACTTGCTTTTCAATTTGTAGGGACAGATGGAGTGTTTCCAAGTGCAGTGGCGCCGTCATTTGTGCAAAAGATACAACCTTTTTTACCATTCCATCATAGTTTAATGCTGTTTCGTGAAGCAGTAGGTGGAGTCGTTTACGAAGCACTCGTGACTGAAATGGCTTGGTTAGGGCTATTTGGAATTGGTGTCTTTATATCTGGACTCCTCTTGTATCCATTATTACGTCGATTGCGTTTAAAACGCATCGAAAAACGTGGAACATCTAAGTTATTTGAATAA
- a CDS encoding DUF2200 domain-containing protein yields MSEKIYRMKVKSVYPHYINKAEKKGRTKQEVDTIIKWQTGYTQEALEQQLEQEVTFEQFFKEAPELNPDRKKVKGVICGIRVEEIEDDIVQEVRYLDKMIDELAKGKTLDKIFRKST; encoded by the coding sequence ATGTCAGAAAAAATATATCGTATGAAAGTGAAAAGTGTTTATCCACATTATATCAATAAGGCCGAGAAGAAAGGCCGAACGAAACAAGAAGTAGATACCATTATTAAGTGGCAGACAGGCTATACACAAGAGGCACTTGAACAACAACTCGAACAAGAGGTGACGTTCGAACAATTTTTTAAAGAAGCGCCTGAGTTGAATCCAGACCGTAAAAAAGTTAAAGGGGTCATCTGTGGGATACGTGTGGAAGAGATTGAAGACGATATAGTTCAAGAAGTCCGTTATCTCGATAAAATGATAGACGAGTTGGCTAAAGGCAAGACGTTAGATAAAATTTTTAGAAAGTCCACATAA